The genomic stretch ATATATTTTACTGTATGATGAAATGAGATTACTTGAATTATTAAAAAAGAAGAAGATACAGGTTATCTGGGCTGGGAAGCCACATCCTAATGACCATAATATGATAGCCACATTCAACTGGATAGTATCAAAGACGAGAGATATGAAAGGGGCTACAATATTAACTGGATATGAGTTAAAATTAAGTAAATTACTAAAACAAGGTTCAGATATATGGCTTAATACTCCAAAATTAAATCACGAAGCTTCAGGAACTTCTGGAATGACTGCATCAATGAATGCATCTATACATATGAGTACTTTAGACGGTTGGCATGTAGAATGGGCTAAGATGTATCCAGATGATAGTTTTACAATTGGAGATGGAGTTAGAGATGATGATCCTTATGTGGCTAACTGCATTTATAATTTATTGGAAGAAGTTGCTGATATGTATGACACTGAAAAATGGTGGATGAAGGCATGTAACTGTGTTAATCATATTGTTGAATACTTTGATGCTGAAAGAATGGCAAAAGAATACGCTGAAAAGCTTTATAAATAACTTTATTATGGGGAGTTTTTAAATAATAATTTAATTAAAAATAATATTTAAAAAAATATTAATAAAAAATTAGTCACCTTTACCTTCAATTTCTATGACTTTTACATATATTGGATGCTCTTTTAATTGCTCATAAACTTTTTGAGCGGCTCTTCTGGATCTTGCAAGCATGACAAAAGCAATATCTCCTTGATATCTTGCTTCCGTAAATGACAATATATCTCCTCTTGCAATACCTTCTCCAATAATTCTTCTAATTAAATCTTCATATTTAGTAGCATGCTTTTCAGGAATATTTAGTAAGATTCCATAAATCATAATATCACCTCATCATAATATTTTATATTTATTTTATTCTGAAGTTTTTAATATTCCTAAGGTGTCATTTGTCTTTTTTGCAATGTCTAAGTCAAACAGTGCGATTGTTGGCAATAACCAAGAGAACCAAAATCTTGGCTCTCCATCCTTAGTTTCTCCGTAGTATGCAAATGACAATCTACCAAATCCTGTTTCTTTTTCAACTTTTCTCGCACTTCTTAAAAATCTCCTTGCAATGTTTGGAAGTTCTTCATAACTGTATGGCTTACCTCCAACACCATTCTGCATATATAGTTCTGAACTAATTCCAACATTTTTTATAGCTTTTATTAAGTTTCCTAATTTATTCTTTTTAAAGAATGCCAACAATAAAGAAGCCGCTGGAACTTTTAAAACTTCTATATTTTGGTTATCTTCATCTCTCAACTGACAAACTATATATGCTCTACCCATTTCCATCTCAATATGTGCATATAATTCCCTATTCTTTGGTAACTCTTCAAGAACTTCAATAACTTCATACTCCTTTCCATCCTTTGTAAATTTATCTCCAGCCTTTCTTTCATCTAATTCTACAGTAAAGTATGTCTCTTTACCATCAATCCTACCAAATATTAAATCAAATCCCCATTTTTTCAATGACTTTAATTTGAACTCTCTTTCTCTTTCTGGATTTCCAAGAGTTTCAAAAACTAAAGTATTTACAACTTCGACTTCTTTTGCATCAACAACCAATATATCACCTTTTATTGAATTTTATTAAGTAAATTTCATTTATATATTTACAAAATGTATATGTCTTTGAAGTTCTATAAATACTTTTCTATAATTTGTTAATTTATATATTTATATTAAATGCTAAAAGGTTTAAAATAGTAAAAATAGAGAATTATTAAAAATAGAACTAAAAATAGGTGATAATTATGAGATACAAGAAAGTTCCAGTTAAAAAGATTGTTAATAAAATAATTGATGAGTGTGATGTAATTTTATTGGTCTTAGATGCGAGAGACCCAGAGATGACAAGGAATAGGGAATTAGAAAATAAAATAAAAAGTAAGGGAAAAAAATTAATTTATGTATTAAATAAATCAGATTTAGTACCTAAGGAGATTTTAGAAAAATGGAAAAATGTATTTGGAGAAAATACTGTATTTATCTCTGCTAAAAGAAGATTGGGAACTAAAATATTGAGAGACATGATAAAAAAATCTCTAAGAGAGATGAACAAAAAAGAGGGAAAAGTTGGAATTGTTGGCTATCCTAATGTCGGAAAGTCATCTATAATTAACGCATTAACTGGAAAGAGAAAGGCATTAACTGGTTCAATTGCTGGTTTAACAAAAGGAGAGCAGTGGGTTAGATTAACAAAAAATATTAAACTTATGGACACTCCCGGAGTCTTAGAATTGAAGGACGAGGATGACTTAGTTATAAGTGGAGCATTAAGATTAGAAAAGGTAGAAAATCCAATTCCTCCTGCCTTAAAAATCTTAAAAAGAATAGATAATTTTGATAAGTCAATAGTTAGAGAATATTTCAATATTAACTATAAAGAGATTGATGAAGAAACACTAAAAAAAATTGGTGAAAAAAGAGGTTATTTAATAAAAGGAGGGGAAGTAGATTTAGTTAGAACAGCCAGAACAATTATTAAAGAATACCAAGATGGAAAGCTCAACTATTACAAAGTAGATTTGAAGAAGTATGGACAAGATAGAAATAAGGATATTTCATTTATAACAAAGTATTTAAAAGATTTTCCATTTATTGAAGATGCTAAAATGATTATCACTCATTTAAAAGACTTTGAAGAACTATATAAGAGAATAAAAAAACCTGTTTTAGGTTTTGAAGAAATAGATGGGAATATTGTTGTTATATCCTTTGGAGAAAAAACTAAAGATACTGGAAGGAAAAAAGTAGAAGATTTTTGTAAAAGTAAAAATATTGAGATTATTTCAAAGTTTGGAGATA from Methanocaldococcus lauensis encodes the following:
- a CDS encoding TIGR00703 family protein — its product is MVVDAKEVEVVNTLVFETLGNPEREREFKLKSLKKWGFDLIFGRIDGKETYFTVELDERKAGDKFTKDGKEYEVIEVLEELPKNRELYAHIEMEMGRAYIVCQLRDEDNQNIEVLKVPAASLLLAFFKKNKLGNLIKAIKNVGISSELYMQNGVGGKPYSYEELPNIARRFLRSARKVEKETGFGRLSFAYYGETKDGEPRFWFSWLLPTIALFDLDIAKKTNDTLGILKTSE
- a CDS encoding GTPase; the protein is MRYKKVPVKKIVNKIIDECDVILLVLDARDPEMTRNRELENKIKSKGKKLIYVLNKSDLVPKEILEKWKNVFGENTVFISAKRRLGTKILRDMIKKSLREMNKKEGKVGIVGYPNVGKSSIINALTGKRKALTGSIAGLTKGEQWVRLTKNIKLMDTPGVLELKDEDDLVISGALRLEKVENPIPPALKILKRIDNFDKSIVREYFNINYKEIDEETLKKIGEKRGYLIKGGEVDLVRTARTIIKEYQDGKLNYYKVDLKKYGQDRNKDISFITKYLKDFPFIEDAKMIITHLKDFEELYKRIKKPVLGFEEIDGNIVVISFGEKTKDTGRKKVEDFCKSKNIEIISKFGDKIGNNNIYVAVGKKVKK